The following proteins are co-located in the Streptomyces sp. NBC_01198 genome:
- a CDS encoding caspase family protein, protein MGRRFFLALGSRRYRHLPEDEQLPSVPGDIRAVTDLFTGVGYQHVLPGLGDYDGAEQIRQKLAHWSEDAGLTGEDIVVLYFAGHGSVEERDRHYLLCWDSLDGQLATSALATEDLVRILCRGSLRNLLLVLDTCAAGAGGGEASAVALRSIAYRNADADSAGLWFLTSARRKDIAEDGAFAAALTEAVGTTTGRTGQRQPYLDLTELVKAVNERFDGEGRGQRAELACALVTNLAPFLPNSGYQEELPPIGTDLEVQRRVAARDMSEHFGPRSRGVEFESEQGLYFSGRVRVLSELVDWLTDGEGDGRGRVVTGSPGCGKSAVLGRIVALSDRHYRGRLDLTGVDPATVVPTDCVAAAVHARHKRLEEVVERIAGALGVASDGAAALLQELTRRGRQGPPLVIVVDAVDEAGSDTAADAGGHGEPRRITRELLRPMSEIQGVRLLVGTRHELVTPLGPNFVCVDLDRPGYRASAEDVAGYVTRVLLADEEPGARSLYRGRRELATAVARGVADKAAGVYLYARMTARALRLDEEPVDVEAPGWLDSLPKGFGAAFDDYLSRFGPDEPRVRRMLLALAFSEGKGLPRGQTWTALSSVISGVRCTEEDVSWVLDIAQAYIAEVIDDDHRSVYRLYHKALAEHLRATAARPPEDIQRLVVEALRSLVPAAAAGQQDWLTAVPYVRQHLSTHAAAAGALASLADDPGFLLASEPLALLRAFASVEGEGPRRIRSAYEQVAHRLTADRTIGERAADLQLSARRCEAGPLADRIDALDVSVPWSARWAWWSSSGAHRVLSGHTKEVNCVATGELDGRPIAVTGSEDGTARVWDLTTQRQIGEPLTGGLPVHAVAIGDLGDYTVALTGSVDGTVKVWDLSTGQAYGAPLTGHTNRVTSVVTGAVDGRPVVLTASGDGTARIWDLVDRRQLGAPLAAHRRTVNAAALGELEGRPIALTGGEDQAVYVWDLRGIFDGGDARVDGTALIGSAGAVGALCVTVVEGRSVALVADNSQRLSRWDLVDRRQIGDPVLMLSFPLSVVAGEFRGRPVVLTSTFRDVQLWDAQTLQQLSQPLRGHVEGISAAALVSRPDAFLAVTVSRDRTARIWDLATDQPEEGHSGEIRCLSYAEIDGRPLLATGSSDTTARLWDLRTRDHVGAPMSGHSGTITTVALGAVGGRAVVATGGSDTTVRLWDPLSGAALRPPLRGHTNAVRCAQFGALDGAPVVVSGGEDGTVRVWDAASGEPAGPPLAGHLGDIDHLGVRATGPGMEIVLATSQGHAYVWQLGGDTPWPAEPRARFAVEDLGQSALIFGMGFHGTCPVAMTTRRDNSVYLYDMRDGSVLGTPLTGHTRMPSAGSFGWIGTTPVLVTTSPDDTVRIWDMDTAQQLYPALGMYVEGYIRPGRPPLLARADGKTLLLLTSAGTVRVWDAEALQPVGEPLSGTDRALRSVDILEAEPGKAVVVTVAEDGVVRTHDRERGRQVAAHLVSTAGTAHYASAAVLGGDSVVVRGDMTATEVWSLASRRRLGRRPGEYQGSCALSVGNGGNVVISVTEEYTLDIWSLRTLAPLRPPMAGHTAAVMALQAGTVGGRPVVASASGDGTVRLWDPVLGEVLGEPFGGHQEGAQSVDFARLDNHDMLLTGAGDGRVRLWDIAGRREVGLELVPFTSAVTAIRTAVVHGSPVAVAADRYGTMRVWDMSSRSWTAEIDIGSGIRGIAVDDSGQICAATAMGVVALRLTPTGLATQQRAVAR, encoded by the coding sequence GTGGGCCGGCGATTCTTCTTGGCACTGGGGAGCAGGCGGTACCGCCACCTGCCCGAGGACGAGCAACTTCCCTCCGTGCCGGGCGACATCCGTGCGGTGACCGACCTATTCACCGGCGTCGGCTATCAGCATGTGCTGCCCGGCCTGGGCGACTACGACGGCGCCGAGCAGATCCGGCAGAAGCTCGCGCACTGGTCGGAGGACGCCGGCCTCACTGGCGAGGACATCGTCGTGCTGTACTTCGCAGGACACGGCTCCGTCGAGGAGCGCGACCGGCACTATCTGCTGTGCTGGGACTCCCTGGACGGGCAGTTGGCGACCAGCGCGCTGGCCACCGAGGACCTGGTGCGGATCCTGTGCCGGGGCAGCCTTCGCAATCTGCTGCTGGTCCTGGACACCTGCGCCGCCGGTGCAGGCGGCGGTGAGGCCTCCGCGGTGGCGCTGCGGTCGATCGCTTACCGCAACGCGGACGCCGACTCCGCCGGACTGTGGTTCTTGACGTCCGCGCGGCGCAAGGACATCGCCGAGGACGGCGCCTTCGCGGCCGCGCTGACCGAGGCGGTGGGGACCACCACGGGCCGCACCGGGCAGCGGCAGCCGTATCTGGACCTGACCGAGCTGGTGAAGGCGGTCAACGAGCGCTTCGACGGGGAAGGCCGCGGCCAGCGCGCGGAGTTGGCCTGCGCGCTGGTGACGAACCTGGCGCCCTTCCTGCCCAACTCCGGCTACCAGGAGGAACTGCCCCCGATCGGCACCGACCTGGAGGTACAACGCCGGGTCGCCGCACGGGACATGTCCGAGCACTTCGGGCCGCGGTCGCGCGGAGTGGAGTTCGAGTCGGAGCAGGGGCTGTACTTCAGTGGCCGAGTGCGGGTGCTGTCGGAGCTAGTCGACTGGCTGACCGACGGCGAGGGCGACGGGCGCGGCCGGGTGGTCACCGGCAGCCCGGGCTGCGGCAAGTCCGCGGTGCTCGGCCGGATCGTCGCGCTATCCGACCGCCACTACCGCGGCCGGCTGGACCTGACCGGCGTCGACCCGGCGACGGTGGTGCCGACCGACTGCGTGGCTGCGGCCGTGCACGCCAGGCACAAGCGCCTCGAAGAGGTCGTGGAGCGGATCGCCGGCGCCCTCGGCGTCGCGTCGGACGGCGCAGCGGCCCTGCTCCAGGAGCTGACAAGGCGCGGCAGGCAGGGTCCGCCGCTGGTGATCGTGGTAGACGCGGTGGACGAGGCCGGCTCCGACACCGCGGCCGACGCCGGCGGCCACGGGGAGCCGCGCCGGATCACTCGGGAGCTGCTGCGCCCGATGTCGGAGATCCAGGGCGTACGGCTGCTGGTCGGCACCCGGCACGAGCTGGTCACCCCGCTCGGTCCGAACTTCGTGTGCGTGGACCTCGACAGGCCCGGCTACCGCGCCAGCGCGGAGGATGTGGCCGGCTACGTGACCAGAGTGCTGCTCGCCGACGAGGAGCCCGGTGCCCGCAGCCTCTACCGCGGGCGGCGGGAGCTGGCCACGGCGGTGGCCAGGGGTGTCGCGGACAAGGCGGCGGGCGTCTACCTCTACGCCCGCATGACCGCCCGCGCGCTGCGGCTGGACGAGGAGCCGGTCGACGTCGAAGCGCCCGGCTGGCTGGACTCACTACCCAAGGGGTTCGGCGCGGCCTTCGACGACTACCTGAGCCGTTTCGGCCCGGACGAGCCCCGGGTGCGGCGGATGCTGCTCGCGCTGGCCTTCTCCGAGGGCAAGGGGCTGCCCCGGGGCCAGACCTGGACCGCGCTCAGCTCGGTGATCTCCGGGGTGCGCTGCACCGAGGAGGACGTCTCCTGGGTGCTGGACATCGCCCAGGCGTATATCGCCGAGGTCATCGACGACGACCACCGCTCGGTCTACCGGCTCTACCACAAGGCACTGGCCGAGCATCTGCGGGCGACCGCGGCCCGGCCGCCGGAGGACATCCAGCGGCTGGTCGTAGAGGCGCTGCGCTCGCTGGTCCCGGCGGCCGCGGCCGGCCAACAGGACTGGCTCACCGCCGTCCCCTACGTACGCCAGCACCTGTCCACCCATGCGGCCGCCGCCGGCGCGCTGGCCAGCCTCGCCGACGACCCTGGCTTCCTGCTGGCGAGCGAACCGCTGGCGCTGCTGCGGGCGTTCGCCTCCGTCGAGGGCGAGGGCCCGCGGCGCATCCGCAGCGCGTACGAGCAGGTCGCGCACCGGCTGACCGCCGACCGTACGATCGGCGAGCGGGCCGCCGACCTGCAACTGTCCGCCCGCCGCTGCGAGGCGGGCCCGCTGGCGGACCGGATCGACGCGCTCGACGTCTCGGTCCCGTGGTCGGCCCGCTGGGCGTGGTGGTCCTCCAGCGGCGCGCACCGGGTGCTGAGCGGGCACACCAAGGAGGTCAACTGCGTGGCCACCGGCGAGCTGGACGGCCGGCCGATCGCGGTCACCGGCAGCGAGGACGGCACCGCGCGGGTGTGGGACCTGACCACCCAGCGCCAGATCGGCGAGCCGCTGACCGGCGGCCTGCCGGTGCACGCGGTCGCGATCGGCGACCTCGGCGACTACACGGTGGCGCTGACCGGTTCGGTGGACGGCACGGTGAAGGTCTGGGACCTCTCGACTGGGCAGGCGTATGGTGCGCCGCTCACGGGGCACACCAACCGCGTCACCAGCGTGGTCACCGGCGCCGTCGACGGCCGCCCCGTGGTGCTCACCGCCAGCGGCGACGGCACCGCCCGGATCTGGGACCTGGTCGATCGGCGGCAGCTCGGCGCGCCGCTCGCTGCGCACCGGCGCACGGTGAACGCGGCCGCCCTCGGCGAGCTGGAGGGGCGGCCGATCGCCCTCACCGGTGGCGAAGACCAGGCCGTCTACGTCTGGGACCTCAGAGGCATCTTCGACGGCGGCGACGCACGGGTCGACGGCACCGCGCTGATCGGCTCGGCGGGAGCAGTCGGCGCGCTGTGCGTGACCGTGGTGGAGGGCAGGAGCGTCGCCCTGGTCGCGGACAACTCGCAACGGCTCAGCCGCTGGGACCTGGTCGACCGCCGCCAGATCGGCGACCCCGTGCTGATGCTCTCCTTTCCGCTGTCCGTGGTGGCCGGCGAATTCAGGGGGCGCCCGGTGGTACTGACCAGCACGTTCCGGGATGTGCAGTTGTGGGACGCGCAGACGCTCCAGCAGCTGTCCCAGCCGCTGCGCGGCCACGTCGAGGGGATCAGTGCGGCGGCACTGGTGAGCCGTCCCGACGCGTTCCTGGCCGTCACCGTCAGCAGGGACCGCACCGCCCGCATCTGGGATCTCGCCACGGACCAGCCGGAAGAAGGGCACAGCGGGGAGATCCGCTGTCTGTCGTACGCCGAGATCGACGGACGGCCGCTGCTGGCCACCGGCAGTTCGGACACCACCGCCCGGCTGTGGGACCTGCGGACCCGCGACCATGTCGGGGCCCCAATGAGCGGGCACTCGGGCACCATCACGACCGTGGCTCTCGGGGCCGTAGGGGGTCGCGCGGTCGTCGCGACCGGCGGCAGCGACACCACCGTCCGGCTCTGGGACCCCCTGTCGGGGGCGGCACTGCGACCGCCGCTGCGGGGCCACACCAACGCGGTGCGGTGTGCGCAATTCGGCGCGCTCGACGGTGCGCCCGTCGTGGTCAGCGGCGGTGAGGACGGCACAGTAAGGGTGTGGGACGCTGCCTCGGGGGAGCCTGCGGGTCCACCACTGGCCGGCCATCTGGGCGACATCGACCACCTCGGAGTCCGGGCGACCGGTCCGGGGATGGAGATCGTGCTCGCCACGTCGCAGGGCCACGCATACGTGTGGCAGCTGGGCGGCGACACACCCTGGCCCGCCGAGCCACGCGCCCGCTTCGCGGTGGAGGACCTGGGCCAGTCCGCTTTGATTTTCGGCATGGGCTTCCACGGCACCTGCCCGGTCGCCATGACCACCCGCCGGGACAACAGCGTCTACCTCTACGACATGCGCGACGGCTCGGTACTGGGCACCCCGCTGACCGGGCACACGAGGATGCCCTCAGCCGGTTCGTTCGGCTGGATCGGCACCACCCCGGTCCTGGTGACCACCTCTCCCGACGACACCGTGCGGATCTGGGACATGGACACCGCGCAGCAGCTGTACCCCGCCCTGGGCATGTATGTCGAGGGCTACATCCGCCCCGGCCGGCCGCCGCTGCTCGCGCGCGCTGATGGCAAGACTCTGCTGCTACTCACGAGTGCCGGCACGGTACGGGTCTGGGACGCGGAAGCCCTGCAACCCGTGGGGGAACCGCTGTCCGGTACCGATCGCGCGCTGCGGTCGGTCGACATCCTGGAGGCCGAGCCGGGCAAGGCCGTGGTCGTCACGGTGGCGGAGGACGGTGTGGTGCGGACGCATGACCGGGAGCGGGGCCGGCAGGTCGCTGCGCATCTCGTGTCGACTGCGGGCACGGCCCATTATGCGAGCGCGGCAGTGCTGGGCGGGGACAGCGTGGTGGTTCGCGGCGACATGACGGCGACCGAGGTGTGGAGCCTCGCGTCCCGCCGGCGGCTCGGCAGGCGTCCCGGCGAGTACCAGGGCTCCTGCGCCCTGTCGGTGGGCAACGGCGGGAACGTGGTCATCTCGGTGACAGAGGAGTACACGCTCGACATCTGGAGCTTGCGCACACTGGCTCCGCTGCGGCCACCGATGGCCGGCCACACCGCCGCAGTGATGGCACTGCAGGCGGGGACGGTCGGGGGGCGGCCCGTCGTGGCGAGCGCGTCCGGGGACGGAACGGTCAGACTGTGGGATCCCGTGCTGGGCGAAGTGCTCGGCGAACCGTTCGGCGGGCACCAAGAGGGCGCCCAAAGCGTCGACTTCGCCCGGCTCGACAACCACGACATGCTGCTGACCGGCGCGGGCGACGGCCGAGTGCGGCTGTGGGACATCGCGGGTCGGCGTGAAGTCGGCCTGGAGCTGGTCCCGTTCACCTCGGCGGTGACAGCGATCCGTACCGCGGTGGTGCACGGCTCGCCGGTCGCGGTGGCGGCCGACCGCTACGGGACGATGCGAGTCTGGGACATGAGCTCCCGCTCCTGGACCGCCGAGATCGACATCGGCAGCGGCATAAGGGGCATCGCCGTCGACGACAGTGGCCAGATCTGCGCCGCCACCGCCATGGGCGTGGTCGCCCTGCGGCTGACCCCGACCGGGCTGGCCACCCAGCAGCGGGCGGTCGCCCGGTGA
- a CDS encoding TetR/AcrR family transcriptional regulator, with protein MPKLWNETIEAHRSAVRDTTLDAAAALVAERGLTRVTMSAVAARTGIGRATLYKYFPDVESILATWHERQVAAHLARLTAAPAARGDAAGRLAAVLGAYAMIYYEHPVHELAAALHRGDRVTGAEQHVTDLVAALIAEAAASGHLRDDVPPPELARFCLSATTAARTLPSKAAVHRLVQVTLTALSRT; from the coding sequence GTGCCGAAACTCTGGAACGAGACGATCGAGGCGCACCGCAGCGCGGTGCGGGACACGACGCTCGACGCCGCGGCCGCGCTGGTCGCCGAGCGCGGGCTCACCAGGGTGACGATGTCGGCGGTCGCCGCGCGCACCGGGATCGGCAGGGCCACGCTCTACAAATACTTCCCCGACGTCGAGTCGATCCTGGCCACCTGGCACGAACGCCAGGTCGCCGCGCATCTCGCCCGGCTCACCGCCGCCCCCGCCGCCCGCGGGGACGCCGCCGGGCGGCTCGCCGCGGTCCTCGGCGCGTACGCCATGATCTACTACGAGCACCCCGTGCACGAGCTCGCCGCCGCGCTGCACCGCGGCGACCGCGTCACCGGCGCCGAGCAGCACGTCACCGACTTGGTCGCCGCCCTGATCGCCGAAGCCGCGGCATCCGGCCACCTCCGCGACGACGTCCCGCCCCCCGAACTGGCCCGCTTCTGCCTCTCCGCCACGACCGCAGCCCGCACCCTCCCCTCAAAGGCCGCGGTCCACCGCCTGGTCCAGGTCACCCTGACCGCCTTGTCCCGGACCTGA
- a CDS encoding SCO5918 family protein: MRCVIARFSFDLIKDEVEKSMSGVKPEAVTEASVTIGRKQYPVKQVGAIITGQDRRDFTTTEVVRALTRLGFTCHPAPTPSPTL; encoded by the coding sequence ATGCGTTGCGTCATCGCCCGCTTCTCTTTCGACCTCATCAAGGACGAGGTCGAGAAATCCATGAGCGGGGTCAAGCCGGAGGCTGTCACGGAGGCGTCCGTGACCATCGGCCGCAAGCAGTACCCCGTCAAGCAGGTCGGGGCGATCATCACCGGTCAGGACCGGCGTGACTTCACCACCACGGAGGTCGTCCGCGCCCTCACCCGCCTCGGCTTCACCTGCCACCCGGCCCCCACCCCTTCCCCGACCCTCTGA
- a CDS encoding DEAD/DEAH box helicase, producing MNRQARDNERYSRTSRGTGGARGSAGSGAARGSGGARAGGYGRGGGAQRPASRPAVRQGEFAMPVTVTPALPAVAAFDELRIPLPVLKVLSAQGVTEPFPIQAATLPNTLAGRDVLGRGRTGSGKTLAFGLALLVRTSEVGRRAEPRRPLGLVLVPTRELAQQVTDALTPYARTLGLRLTTVVGGMSIGRQSTALRRGVDIVIATPGRLADLIERGDCRLDEVGITVLDEADQMADMGFMPQVTRLLDQVRPQGQRMLFSATLDRNVDLLVRRYLHDPVVHSVDPAAGAVTTMAHHVLHVHDADKYATTTEIAARDGRVLLFLDTKHAVDRLTTHLLNSGVRAAALHGGKSQPQRTRTLARFKTGDVTALVATNVAARGIHIDDLDLVVNIDPPSDHKDYLHRGGRTARAGESGSVVTLVLPHQRREMARLMAAAGITPEVTQVRSGEAALTRITGAQAPSGVPVPVTPAPAATSPRSASARSRAGRRPARRRS from the coding sequence ATGAATCGTCAGGCACGTGACAACGAACGGTATTCCAGAACTTCCCGCGGCACCGGCGGTGCGCGCGGATCCGCCGGCTCGGGCGCTGCCCGGGGCTCCGGCGGGGCGCGCGCCGGCGGCTACGGCCGAGGTGGCGGCGCGCAGCGGCCCGCCTCCCGTCCCGCGGTCCGGCAGGGCGAATTCGCCATGCCCGTCACCGTCACGCCGGCGCTGCCCGCGGTCGCGGCGTTCGACGAGCTGCGGATACCCCTCCCGGTACTGAAGGTCCTCAGCGCCCAGGGCGTGACCGAGCCCTTCCCGATCCAGGCCGCCACCCTGCCCAACACCCTCGCCGGGCGCGACGTGCTCGGCCGGGGCCGTACCGGCTCCGGCAAGACGCTGGCCTTCGGGCTCGCGCTGCTGGTCCGCACCTCCGAGGTCGGCCGGCGCGCCGAACCGCGCCGCCCGCTCGGCCTGGTCCTGGTCCCGACCAGGGAACTGGCCCAGCAGGTCACCGACGCCCTCACCCCGTACGCCCGCACGCTGGGCCTGCGGCTGACCACCGTGGTCGGCGGCATGTCCATCGGCCGGCAGTCGACGGCGCTGCGGCGCGGCGTCGACATCGTGATCGCCACGCCCGGCCGGCTCGCCGACCTGATCGAACGCGGCGACTGCCGGCTCGACGAGGTCGGCATCACCGTCCTGGACGAGGCCGACCAGATGGCCGACATGGGCTTCATGCCGCAGGTCACCCGGCTGCTCGACCAGGTGCGCCCGCAGGGGCAGCGGATGCTGTTCTCGGCCACCCTGGACCGCAACGTCGACCTGCTCGTCCGGCGGTATCTGCACGACCCGGTCGTGCATTCCGTCGACCCGGCGGCCGGCGCGGTCACCACCATGGCGCACCACGTGCTGCACGTGCACGACGCGGACAAGTACGCCACCACCACAGAGATCGCCGCCCGCGACGGGCGGGTGCTGCTCTTCCTCGACACCAAGCACGCGGTGGACCGGCTCACCACGCACCTGCTCAACAGCGGGGTACGGGCCGCAGCCCTGCACGGCGGCAAGTCCCAGCCGCAGCGCACCCGCACGCTGGCCCGCTTCAAGACCGGCGACGTCACCGCGCTCGTCGCCACGAACGTCGCGGCCCGTGGCATCCACATCGACGACCTCGACCTGGTCGTCAACATCGATCCGCCCAGCGATCACAAGGACTATCTGCACCGGGGCGGCCGGACCGCCCGTGCGGGCGAGTCGGGCAGCGTCGTCACCCTCGTGCTGCCGCACCAGCGCCGGGAGATGGCGCGGCTCATGGCCGCGGCCGGGATCACGCCCGAGGTCACCCAGGTCCGCTCGGGTGAGGCCGCACTGACCCGCATCACCGGCGCGCAGGCGCCGTCCGGCGTCCCGGTGCCCGTGACGCCGGCCCCCGCGGCCACGTCCCCCCGGTCGGCGTCCGCCCGGTCCCGCGCCGGGCGGCGGCCCGCACGCCGTAGGTCCTGA
- a CDS encoding cold-shock protein, which translates to MATGTVKWFNAEKGFGFIEQDGGGADVFAHYSNIAASGFRELQEGQKVTFDVTQGQKGPQAENIVPA; encoded by the coding sequence ATGGCTACTGGCACCGTGAAGTGGTTCAACGCGGAAAAGGGCTTCGGCTTCATCGAGCAGGACGGCGGCGGCGCCGACGTCTTCGCCCACTACTCCAACATCGCTGCCTCCGGCTTTCGTGAGCTGCAGGAAGGCCAGAAGGTGACCTTCGACGTCACCCAGGGCCAGAAGGGTCCGCAGGCCGAGAACATCGTTCCCGCCTGA
- a CDS encoding MerR family transcriptional regulator: MPPEPPPRATDRLDDDDYPAYTMGRAAEMIGATPSFLRAIGEARLITPLRSEGGHRRYSRYQLRIAARARELVDSGTPVDAACRIVILEDQLDEARRLNEEMRGRLPTGERQGDGTG; the protein is encoded by the coding sequence GTGCCCCCTGAACCCCCGCCGCGGGCCACCGACCGGCTTGACGACGACGACTACCCGGCGTACACGATGGGTCGTGCCGCCGAGATGATCGGCGCCACGCCCAGCTTCCTGCGGGCCATCGGCGAGGCCCGGCTGATCACTCCGCTGCGTTCCGAGGGCGGTCACCGCCGCTACTCCCGTTATCAGCTGCGCATCGCCGCCCGGGCCAGGGAGCTGGTCGACTCCGGTACGCCGGTCGACGCCGCGTGCCGGATCGTCATCCTGGAGGACCAGCTGGACGAGGCCAGGCGGCTCAACGAGGAGATGCGCGGCCGGCTGCCGACCGGCGAGCGGCAGGGCGACGGCACCGGCTGA
- a CDS encoding response regulator transcription factor: MLAEDSVLLRDGLTGVLGRFGHRVAAAVGDADALLAAVEEHRPDIVLTDVRMPPGFQDEGLRAAVRLRARRPGQPVLVLSQYVQRTYAADLLDSGDGSGVGYLLKDRIGQVGQFVAAVEEVAAGGTVVDPEVVRQLLRRRRDPLERLTPREREVLALIAQGRSNGAIARDLVVSDAAVGKHIGSILGKLDLPVADDTHRRVLAVLAFLRA, translated from the coding sequence GTGCTCGCCGAGGACAGCGTGCTGCTCAGGGACGGCCTCACCGGGGTGCTGGGCCGGTTCGGCCACCGGGTGGCCGCCGCGGTCGGCGACGCGGACGCGCTCCTCGCGGCGGTCGAGGAGCACCGCCCCGACATCGTGCTGACCGACGTCCGTATGCCGCCCGGCTTCCAGGACGAGGGCCTGCGGGCGGCCGTACGGCTGCGGGCGCGGCGGCCCGGGCAGCCGGTGCTGGTGCTCAGCCAGTACGTGCAGCGGACGTACGCCGCCGACCTGCTGGACTCCGGCGACGGCAGCGGCGTCGGATACCTGCTCAAGGACCGGATCGGCCAGGTCGGCCAGTTCGTCGCCGCCGTCGAGGAGGTGGCGGCGGGCGGCACGGTCGTCGACCCGGAGGTCGTACGGCAGCTGCTGCGGCGCCGCCGTGACCCGCTGGAACGGCTCACGCCGCGGGAGCGCGAGGTGCTGGCGCTGATCGCCCAGGGCCGCTCCAACGGGGCCATCGCCCGGGACCTGGTGGTCTCCGACGCGGCGGTCGGCAAGCACATCGGGAGCATCCTCGGCAAGCTCGATCTGCCCGTCGCCGACGACACCCACCGCAGGGTGCTGGCCGTACTCGCCTTCCTCCGAGCGTGA
- a CDS encoding sensor histidine kinase — translation MRGERSVWQALARRGFLVSGWPWRAAGYLAGGVLTGALTLAALAAALLLGGALAVVVVGLPVLALAALGGIPVGAVERRRLRLVDAAPVPSPHRGPAEPGFGSWARARFRERATWRELGYAALLALVLWPLDALVLTVGVVVPAALLAAPVAMAVNGGETKVLKAWTVDGWPSAAVTALAGLPALAAGAYLVGVAAGTRAAAARGLLVPADADARITELTRSRVRLVDAFEAERRRIERDLHDGAQQRLVALTMTLGLARLDAPPGPLAEQLAKAHEQAGAALAELRRLIHGIHPQVLADYGLAAAVADAADRSPVPVDVDLDLPVRLPQAVEAAAYYVVCEALANVAKHSGATRARVSGGHRGGRLTLTVHDDGRGGAAAARGPDAHGSGLTGLADRVSVVSGTLALASPPGGPTRLRVEIPCEPTPTPPPQRAAPR, via the coding sequence ATGCGCGGTGAGCGGAGTGTGTGGCAGGCCCTGGCCAGGCGCGGCTTCCTGGTGTCGGGGTGGCCGTGGCGGGCGGCCGGGTATCTGGCGGGCGGGGTGCTGACGGGGGCGCTGACGCTCGCCGCGCTGGCCGCGGCGCTGCTGCTCGGCGGCGCGCTCGCCGTCGTCGTGGTGGGGCTGCCGGTGCTGGCGCTGGCGGCCCTCGGCGGGATCCCGGTGGGCGCGGTCGAGCGGCGCCGGCTGCGGCTGGTGGACGCCGCGCCCGTACCGTCCCCGCACCGGGGTCCGGCCGAGCCGGGGTTCGGCAGCTGGGCGCGTGCCCGCTTCCGGGAGCGGGCGACCTGGCGGGAGCTGGGGTACGCCGCCCTGCTCGCGCTGGTGCTGTGGCCGCTGGACGCGCTCGTGCTGACCGTGGGCGTCGTGGTCCCGGCCGCGCTGCTGGCGGCCCCGGTCGCGATGGCGGTGAACGGCGGCGAGACGAAAGTGCTCAAGGCGTGGACGGTCGACGGCTGGCCGTCCGCCGCGGTGACCGCCCTGGCGGGGCTGCCGGCGCTGGCCGCCGGTGCCTACCTGGTCGGCGTGGCGGCCGGCACGCGGGCGGCGGCGGCCCGCGGCCTGCTCGTACCGGCCGACGCGGACGCGCGGATCACCGAGCTCACCCGCTCCCGGGTGCGGCTGGTGGACGCCTTCGAGGCGGAACGGCGGCGGATCGAGCGCGACCTGCACGACGGCGCCCAGCAGCGCCTGGTCGCCCTGACGATGACGCTGGGCCTGGCGCGGCTCGACGCGCCGCCCGGGCCGCTGGCCGAGCAGCTGGCGAAGGCCCACGAGCAGGCGGGTGCGGCCCTGGCGGAACTGCGCCGCCTGATCCACGGCATCCACCCGCAGGTGCTGGCCGACTACGGCCTCGCCGCGGCCGTCGCGGACGCCGCCGACCGCTCCCCCGTCCCGGTGGACGTCGACCTCGACCTGCCCGTACGCCTGCCGCAGGCGGTGGAGGCGGCGGCGTACTACGTGGTGTGCGAGGCGCTGGCGAACGTCGCCAAGCACAGCGGCGCCACCCGGGCGCGGGTCAGCGGCGGCCACCGAGGCGGGCGGCTGACCCTGACCGTCCACGACGACGGCCGCGGCGGCGCGGCGGCGGCGCGCGGGCCGGACGCGCACGGCAGCGGTCTGACCGGGCTGGCGGACCGGGTGTCCGTGGTGTCCGGCACACTGGCCCTGGCCAGCCCGCCGGGCGGCCCGACCCGACTGCGTGTGGAGATCCCGTGCGAACCGACGCCGACGCCACCGCCGCAGCGGGCGGCACCGCGCTGA
- a CDS encoding ABC transporter ATP-binding protein, which yields MNDDVVEVRDLRRSYRVGGRTVTALDGVRLSFGRGTFTAVTGPSGSGKSTLLQCAAGLERPTSGSVLIGGTDITRLRESRLTRLRRDRVGFVFQAYNLLPALTAEQNVALPFRLAGRRPAPAQLRAALAAVGLADRAHHRPAALSGGQQQRVALARAIATHPDVLFADEPTGALDARTAEEVLGLLRQMTTEGHTVVMVTHDPSAAAHADTTLTLTSGRLLSPAPPG from the coding sequence ATGAACGATGACGTGGTCGAAGTAAGGGACCTGCGCCGGAGCTACCGGGTCGGCGGGCGTACGGTGACGGCCCTCGACGGGGTGAGGCTGAGCTTCGGGCGCGGCACCTTCACCGCCGTCACGGGGCCCTCCGGGTCGGGCAAGTCGACGCTGCTGCAGTGCGCGGCCGGCCTGGAACGCCCCACCTCCGGCTCGGTGCTCATCGGCGGCACCGACATCACCCGGCTGCGGGAGTCCCGGCTCACCCGGCTGCGCCGGGACCGCGTCGGCTTCGTCTTCCAGGCCTACAACCTGCTGCCCGCGCTCACCGCCGAGCAGAACGTCGCCCTGCCCTTCCGTCTCGCGGGCCGCCGCCCCGCCCCCGCCCAACTCCGCGCCGCCCTGGCCGCGGTCGGCCTCGCCGACCGCGCCCACCACCGCCCGGCGGCCCTCTCCGGCGGCCAGCAACAGCGCGTCGCCCTGGCCCGCGCCATCGCCACCCACCCCGACGTCCTCTTCGCCGACGAGCCCACGGGGGCGCTGGACGCGCGCACGGCGGAGGAAGTCCTCGGCCTCCTCCGCCAGATGACGACGGAGGGCCACACCGTCGTCATGGTCACCCACGACCCGTCGGCCGCCGCCCACGCCGACACCACCCTCACCCTGACCTCCGGCCGCCTCCTCTCCCCCGCGCCCCCGGGGTGA